The window TTGTGGGCACGGGCGGGATAGCGGCAGTGCACGCATCCAACCTGGCCCGCACAGAGAACCGGGCTGAGGTTGCGGCAGCGTGCGACGTCGACGACGCACGGCTCCAGGCATTCGCTGAGCAGCACGGAATAGTCGGCCGATACCAGAGCCTCACGGAGTTGTTGGCCGAGTCAAAGCCGGACATCGTGCACCTCTGCACACCGCCGATGATGCACATAGACCAAGCGATTGAGTGCCTCGAAGCCGGCGCGCACGTCCTGTCAGAGAAGCCCCCGGCCCTCAGCCTGGCCGACTTCGACCGCCTCAACTCTGCGGCAGCAAAGGGCGGTGCGCAGTTCTCGTGCGTCTTCCAACACCGCTTCGGTGACGCCTCAGCCGCAGCCCGCTCACTGATCGGCGGCAGCGACTTTGGCCGCCCGCTCGTTGCCCGCTGCGACACGCTCTGGTACCGCCCGGACGAATACTTCGACCTCCCATGGCGCGGCACCTGGAAGGCAGAAGGCGGCGGACCCACCATGGGTCACGGCATCCACCAGTTCGATCTTCTCCTCCACCTGCTGGGTCCCTGGGAAGAGGTCAATGCCATCGCCTCAAGACAAGCCCGCGCTACGTCCACCGAGGACTTTTCCGCCGCACTGGTTCGCTTCGAAAACGGCGCCGCCGCAACAGTGATCAACTCGCTGCTCTCACCGCGCGAGACCTCGGACATCCGCATCGACTGCGAATTCGCCACCATAGAACTCAGCCACCTCTACGGCTACAGCACCAAGGATTGGACCATCACCGCGCGGCGCCCGGACATGAGGACGCCGTTTCCTCTGCGTGGTCACAGCAGCCGTTGGAGCGGGGAAGCGGACACTCCGCCCAGTTCCTGGCCATGTATGAAGCGCTCGACGCCGGGCTGCCACTCCCAGCCGGCGCGGACTCAGCGCGGCAAACACTGGAGTTCGCTGCCGCAATTTACGCTTCGGCCTTTACCGGCCAGCCCGTGCGTCGGGGAGACATCGTTCCCGGCCACGCCTTTTACGAGGGCATGGACGGCGAAGGTCGCGGCACCCGCGTCCTGGCGTCCACTGCCCGCGCCTAAACCTTTCAATCTCAACGGAGAAGCCATGCCAAATACACTTGTTTCCGCAGCGACCGAAACTCTCAGCTATACCGACGACGGCCGTTCCCTGACCTTCACCGTCGGAGCCCAGGACATTGCTAGCTACACCTACGTCCCCAGCGATGATCAGTACGAAAGCCCCCGCCCGTTCTTTCACCCGCTGACAACGCTCGAAGGCGATGAAGTCACCATTTCCCGGCCATGGGACCACGTATGGCACAAAGGTCTCTCCTGGGCGTTGCCGAACGTAGGGGAGCACAACTTCTGGGGCGGAGCCACGTACACGCGGGAGACCGGCTACGCCAACCTGGACAACAACGGCGCCATGAACCACCAGGCGTTCACAAGCATCGAAGACTCCGGCTCTTCCATCACCGCCACCGAAACGCTGCTCTGGACAGCCCAGCCGACAGCGGCCCAAGCAACAGAATCCGGAGAGTACGGCGCACCTCTCATCGCTCGGCCTCTCATCAATGAACAGCGCCGCTTCGCCATCCACCTCCTGCCGGCCGTAAACGCCTGGGCTCTCCTCTTCGAAACCACCATGGACAACGTCTCCGGCGCACAGATCGATATCGGCAGCCCCACCACCGAAGGCCGCGACAACGCGGGCTATGGCGGCTTGTTCTGGCGTGGACCCAGGTCCTTCACTGGCGGGGAATTCCGATCTGACAACGGAACGGGCGCGGACGAGTTCATGGGCACACGCTCACCCTGGATAGCGTTCACCGGCCAGCACGACGTCACGTGCCGCAAGTCCAGCATCCTGTTCGTCGAGGACCAAACCAACCCTGGAGCATCCAACCAATGGTTCGCCCGCTCCTCCATGTTCGCCTGCCTGGGCTCGGCCCCGTTTTTCAGCGAAGAAGTTCCCCTGAAGGTGGGCGAAGCGCTCACGTATCGGTACGCCGTCGTCATAGCTGACGGGCCACTTGAGGACGAACGTGCCGCCGCACTCGCCGCCGCAGCAACGTCTGCGCTGGATGCCTGGGTCTGACATGTGCACAACTTTCCCAGGCGCTACGGCGGTGTCCGAGGTCAGTATTTACGATTGGCCGGGATCGGACGGTTCTGCCGGAGGGTCGCCGCATCTGCACACGGCGTCCACGGAGGCGTACGTGGTGCAGCAGGGGAGCGGCCGCTTGGAAACCCTGGATTCGCGGGGCTTCACCTCCACTCCGCTGGTGCCCGGGACGGTTGTCTGGTTCACGCCGGGCACCATTCACCGCGCCATCAATGACAGCGGCGACCTCCGGGTGCTCGTGATAATGCAAAATGCCGGGCTGCCGGAGAATGGCGACGCCGTCCTGACCTTCCCGGCCCAGCATTTGGTGGACGCGGAGGCCTACTCCCGCGCGGCGTCGCTCAACTCCAAAGACGCCGACGCCGGTGACGCGGCAGCGGAGGCGGCTGCGCGCCGTCGTCGTGATCTGGCGCTGGAGGGATATTTGGAGCTGAAGGCTGCGGTGCTGGAGTCGGGGGTTCCGGCGTTGGCGGACTTCCATGCCGCGGCGGCGAGGTTGGTGAAGGCCAAGACGGAGAACTGGCGGGATCTCCTCAACGGGGGAGCCGAGCGGCAGGCTGCCGTCACTGGGCTGCAGTTGGATTCTCTCGGGTCATCGGAAAGTTTCTACTTACAGGAGGCGCGGACTACTATGGGCGAACGGAAAACCCGCAGGATCTATGGCATGTGCGGCCGGATCCAGGCGTGGGAACTTTCCGAAACTGCAATCGTCGGGACCTAAATTCCGGCCGAAAAGTGAGGGACCATGGTGACCAAGCAGGATTCGGGTCGGGCAACCATCAGCGAGATCGCGCGGGAGGCCGGCGTCTCCGTGCCCACGGTTTCCAAGGTCCTCAACGGCCATGCCCACGTTGCCGCGGCTACCCGCGCAAAAGTTGAAGAAATCATCGCCAAGCGCGACTACGCCCGCAGGCCCGCCAAGCGCAGCAAGAAGGCCGGACTCGTTGACTTGGTGTTCCCCGGCATGGGTTCGGAGTGGGCGTGCGAGATCATCGAGGGCGTGGAGCGCGTGGCACAGGAAGCTGGTTACGGCACCGTGGTCAGCAGCCTGTCGTTGGACGGTTCGCGGATCCGGCCGTGGCTTGCGAACCTTGCGGAGCGAAAGTCCGACGGCGTTCTTCTCGCCGTGTATGAACTGGACTCCAAGCAGATCCAACGCATCAAGTCGCTGGGCATTCCCGTGATCTTGATCGATCCCGTGGGGCAACCGGGGCCGGACCTCATGACCGTTGGTGCCGCCAACTGGGACGGTGCTTTCTCCGCGACCGAGCACCTGCTGAAGCTGGGCCATACGCGGATCGGCATGATTGGCGGCCGTGAGGATCTGCAGTGCAGCAGTGCGCGTGAGGACGGGTATCTGGCTGCTTTGCGGCGCGGCGGAATTGAGTCCGATCCCGCGCTCATGGTGCCGGGCGATTTCTCCACCGAATCCGGTGCGCGGGGGACCGAGGCTTTGCTGGCCCTCAAGAACCGGCCCACCGCGATCTTCACCGGCAACGATGCCCAGGCCCTCGGCGCCTACCGAGCCGCCCGGGCGGCCGGGCTGCGCATTCCGGAGGACCTTTCCATCATCGGCTTTGATGACATTCCTGCCGCCGAATGGATCGAGCCCGGCCTCACCACCATCCGCCAGCCGGTGGTCCAAATGGCCGAGACTGCCATGCGCGCGCTGCTCAGGCACCTCGAAGGTGACGAGGAGTTGCCGCAGCGGATTGAACTGGGAACGGAACTGGTGGTGAGGGGCTCGACGGCGAAGCCAGCTGCTTAGGCGAAGGCGGCCAGTCAAAATGGGCGCGTTGGTGAAGGTTGACAAATCCCACTCCGTTACCCATGTATCCGCAGGTCAACACCGCTTAGGGCTGCACTTTGTACCGGTGATCGTTGGACGATAAGGTATTGCCAGACCGTTTTGCAGAGGGCGGCCCTTATCGCTCCTTTGCTGTCTGCTGGGGACGCATTTCAGTCAGTAGGAACGTGCATGGTCAACCCCCGCCCTGAGCAGGAAGCTCTCCAGAATGGTTATTTTTTGGATCTCGTCCTGGGCAGCGAAGACGTCGAAGCTTTTCTCGGCGAACTCGCGGCTTTCTCCGCCGAAAGCCTCTCGCATCCCCAGTCACCCGTCTTCTGCGGCATCACCGTATTGCGTCGTAAGAAGTCGGCTACCGCGGCCAGCAGTGATGATCGCGCCAGGGCAATGGATGAGCTCCAAAGCGACTTTGATGGCCCCTGTCTCACTGCAATGGACAAGCTGACGCCGGTCATGGTGCCGGACCTTCTCCGGGAACACCGTTGGCCCGGGTATGTGCGGGCCGCGTCTCACCAAGGCCTCCGGTCCATCCTCAGTGTCCCCCTTCTGGTTGAAGGTGATACCCGTGCGGCGTTGAACCTCTACTCCGAGCAGCCGGACGCTTTCAGCGACGACGATGTGGAGCGGGCCGAAGTTTTCGCGTCCCACGCCTCCAAGTCGTTGCGCCTGGCCCTGAAGATCGCCCAGCTCAGCGACGCCCGGAATGATCTGGCCGCGGCAATGCAGACCCGCACCGTGATCGACCTTGCGGTGGGAGCCATCATGGCGCAGAACAAGTGCAGTCAGGACGAGGCCTTCACCATCCTCCGCACCGCGTCCAGCAACCGCAACATCAAGCTACGCCACCTGGCGAAGTCCATCATCTCCGCTGTTTCGTCCGGGAAGGTCACCACGCACTTTGAGGAGTAACCGCCTCCGACGTTTGCCGCCGTCGGGGGACTTAAGACTCTGACGCGCCGCTCCTTGCCGGGGGATAGTGGAGACCGGGAGCGCGGACGGGCCCCCTGGTCTGAAGGAGTAGCCATGATGTATTGGGACGGAAACATGGGCGTCTGGGGATACGCACTCATGGCTGCGAGTTTCATACTGTTTTGGGGAGCGATCATCACTGCGATCGTCTTTCTTGCCCGGTCCATGGGTGCCGGCAGCCGGAGGTACGCTGGCGGGCCGCACCGTACGGGCGGAGCGGAGGAGCTTCTCGCGGAAAGGTTTGCCCGCGGTGAGATCGACGATACTGAGTACAACGCCCGCCTGAATGCTCTGCGGCGGAGCAACTTCGGTTAAGCCCCTACCCGGCATGGATGGTTGGCCAAAGTTTAGGCGGAGGCGTCCGCTCTGTGACCGGGTGTGGTCACTCGGGTTCGTGACCCGAGGCAACCATGGAGCAGACTTAGGCGGGTGACCGCCAACAAACCACGCCCCGGGCTCGCGATTGCTGCGCTGAGCCTCGGGACGGCGCTGAATCCGTTGAACTCGTCCATGATCGCTGTGGCATTGGTGGTCTTGCGGGAACATTTCGAGCTCGACGTCGCAACCGTAACTTGGGTGATTACCTCGTTCTACCTCGCGTCCGCGGCGGGCCAACCGCTGATGGGCCGGCTCGCTGACCGCTTCGGTCCGCGGCGCCTGTTCATGTTCGGCATGGCCTTGGTGGCGGTAACCTGCGCC is drawn from Arthrobacter sp. 31Y and contains these coding sequences:
- a CDS encoding cupin domain-containing protein translates to MCTTFPGATAVSEVSIYDWPGSDGSAGGSPHLHTASTEAYVVQQGSGRLETLDSRGFTSTPLVPGTVVWFTPGTIHRAINDSGDLRVLVIMQNAGLPENGDAVLTFPAQHLVDAEAYSRAASLNSKDADAGDAAAEAAARRRRDLALEGYLELKAAVLESGVPALADFHAAAARLVKAKTENWRDLLNGGAERQAAVTGLQLDSLGSSESFYLQEARTTMGERKTRRIYGMCGRIQAWELSETAIVGT
- a CDS encoding LacI family DNA-binding transcriptional regulator, with product MVTKQDSGRATISEIAREAGVSVPTVSKVLNGHAHVAAATRAKVEEIIAKRDYARRPAKRSKKAGLVDLVFPGMGSEWACEIIEGVERVAQEAGYGTVVSSLSLDGSRIRPWLANLAERKSDGVLLAVYELDSKQIQRIKSLGIPVILIDPVGQPGPDLMTVGAANWDGAFSATEHLLKLGHTRIGMIGGREDLQCSSAREDGYLAALRRGGIESDPALMVPGDFSTESGARGTEALLALKNRPTAIFTGNDAQALGAYRAARAAGLRIPEDLSIIGFDDIPAAEWIEPGLTTIRQPVVQMAETAMRALLRHLEGDEELPQRIELGTELVVRGSTAKPAA
- a CDS encoding SHOCT domain-containing protein, yielding MMYWDGNMGVWGYALMAASFILFWGAIITAIVFLARSMGAGSRRYAGGPHRTGGAEELLAERFARGEIDDTEYNARLNALRRSNFG
- a CDS encoding GAF and ANTAR domain-containing protein codes for the protein MVNPRPEQEALQNGYFLDLVLGSEDVEAFLGELAAFSAESLSHPQSPVFCGITVLRRKKSATAASSDDRARAMDELQSDFDGPCLTAMDKLTPVMVPDLLREHRWPGYVRAASHQGLRSILSVPLLVEGDTRAALNLYSEQPDAFSDDDVERAEVFASHASKSLRLALKIAQLSDARNDLAAAMQTRTVIDLAVGAIMAQNKCSQDEAFTILRTASSNRNIKLRHLAKSIISAVSSGKVTTHFEE
- a CDS encoding PmoA family protein; this translates as MPNTLVSAATETLSYTDDGRSLTFTVGAQDIASYTYVPSDDQYESPRPFFHPLTTLEGDEVTISRPWDHVWHKGLSWALPNVGEHNFWGGATYTRETGYANLDNNGAMNHQAFTSIEDSGSSITATETLLWTAQPTAAQATESGEYGAPLIARPLINEQRRFAIHLLPAVNAWALLFETTMDNVSGAQIDIGSPTTEGRDNAGYGGLFWRGPRSFTGGEFRSDNGTGADEFMGTRSPWIAFTGQHDVTCRKSSILFVEDQTNPGASNQWFARSSMFACLGSAPFFSEEVPLKVGEALTYRYAVVIADGPLEDERAAALAAAATSALDAWV